In Gossypium arboreum isolate Shixiya-1 chromosome 5, ASM2569848v2, whole genome shotgun sequence, a single genomic region encodes these proteins:
- the LOC108469709 gene encoding uncharacterized protein LOC108469709 produces MTPRSDRPTRETKVVERYSTPSVARSSSFKKKEHPFSFSLRLGGCKELMSGMEVAKDQELVDGTVAQESGKSMPSSQQKVLIQALRPKLQELRRKEDAIARGDRDSV; encoded by the exons ATGACACCTAGAAGTGATAGGCCTACAAGGGAAACGAAAGTAGTAGAAAGGTATTCAACTCCTTCTGTTGCAAGGTCTTCCTCGTTTAAGAAAAAAGAACACCCTTTCAGTTTCAGTTTGAGG TTGGGCGGTTGCAAGGAACTGATGTCAGGCATGGAGGTCGCCAAAGATCAAGAACTAGTAGACGGAACTGTTGCACAGGAATCTGGAAAATCCATGCCGTCATCTCAACAGAAG GTATTAATTCAAGCCCTCCGTCCCAAATTGCAG GAGTTGAGAAGGAAAGAGGATGCAATAGCACGAG GTGACCGAGATTCCgtttaa
- the LOC108469708 gene encoding annexin Gh1 — MATLTVPTTVPSVSEDCEQLRKAFSGWGTNEGLIIDILGHRNAEQRNLIRKTYAETYGEDLLKALDKELSNDFERLVLLWALDPAERDALLANEATKRWTSRNQVLMEIACTRSANQLLHARQAYHARYKKSLEEDVAHHTTGDFRKLLLPLVSSYRYEGEEVNMTLAKTEAKLLHEKISNKAYSDDDVIRVLATRSKAQINATLNHYKNEYGNDINKDLKADPKDEFLALLRSTVKCLVYPEKYFEKVLRLAINRRGTDEGALTRVVCTRAEVDLKIIADEYQRRNSVPLTRAIVKDTHGDYEKLLLVLAGHVEN; from the exons ATGGCCACTCTTACAGTGCCCACGACAGTTCCTTCAGTGTCTGAAGATTGTGAACAACTAAGAAAAGCCTTTTCAG GATGGGGAACTAATGAGGGCTTAATCATAGATATATTGGGTCACAGAAATGCGGAGCAACGAAACTTGATTCGAAAAACCTACGCTGAAACCTATGGAGAGGATCTCCTCAAGGCACTAGACAAGGAGCTCTCGAATGACTTTGAG AGGCTGGTTCTGCTTTGGGCTCTTGATCCTGCTGAACGTGATGCCCTTTTGGCTAATGAAGCCACCAAAAGGTGGACTTCAAGAAATCAAGTCCTTATGGAAATAGCCTGCACAAGGTCTGCCAACCAACTGCTTCACGCAAGGCAGGCTTATCATGCTCGTTATAAGAAGTCGCTTGAAGAGGACGTTGCTCATCACACGACTGGGGACTTCCGTAAG CTCCTCCTACCTCTAGTGAGTTCATACAGATATGAGGGAGAGGAGGTGAACATGACTCTGGCAAAAACAGAGGCGAAGTTGCTTCATGAGAAAATTTCAAACAAAGCTTACAGTGATGACGATGTCATAAGGGTTTTGGCTACAAGAAGCAAGGCACAGATCAATGCAACTCTGAATCACTACAAAAATGAATATGGAAATGACATAAACAAG GACTTGAAGGCTGACCCTAAGGATGAGTTCCTTGCACTACTAAGGTCCACAGTGAAGTGCTTGGTCTATCCGGAAAAGTATTTTGAGAAGGTTCTTCGCCTAGCAATCAATAGACGAGGAACGGATGAAGGAGCTCTTACAAGAGTTGTTTGCACTAGGGCTGAGGTTGATCTAAAGATCATAGCAGATGAGTATCAGCGAAGGAACAGTGTCCCACTGACTCGTGCCATTGTCAAGGACACTCATGGAGACTATGAAAAATTGCTGCTGGTACTTGCAGGACATGTGGAGAATTGA
- the LOC108469707 gene encoding putative pumilio homolog 8, chloroplastic encodes MFETGEKKEKKKMMNRVSPSPSSSFSNGFSSHEESSSFEDQQQQQPEFHDYRLWLDSTSLPDFHFRNTNVNEERSVEDGLDLCDNLYQMHIRNEEIDSDGSAEMRRSESDPNGFGLGLGDVYSYNAEKYTSYEGFSKGFQSSPLQVSMYFDGNDVMRSTLLGLQGGNEKGDSLGPHNIAYNHSNDLASKWSWHNNQRNYHLEQRMEQCRSFDNRGIPLQNTYYPFVFSKQSGMDGNGGRGVIDSLSDPRFMHPKIPLVEDRSVIIQGRDLKYGIQNLGYDSFKYHKKKSFKNLQEKSSELDKNHGENVRLMPTPCSLAEFRGCINYMAKDQNHCRFLQRIFDEGSCLDVQIIFNEIIDNIVELMMDPFGNYLVQKLLDVCTEEQRLQIVHMVTKESGQLVRISLNTYGTRVVQKLIETLKSREEVSLIKSALKPGILDLIKDLNGNHVLQRFLQCLGNEDNKIIFDAAAQFCVDIATHRHGCCVLQRCIAHSNGQHRYNLITQISRNGLLLAQDPFGNYVVQYIIELKVRSAVDNLLSQFKGHYVHLSMQKFSSHVVEKCLKHFAESRSQIIHELISIVHFEQLLQDPFANYVIQSALAVTKGSLHASLVGAVRPHMILRTSPYCKRIFSRNLLKK; translated from the exons ATGTTTGAAACGGGTgagaagaaggagaagaagaagatgatgaatcgAGTTTCCCCTTCTCCTTCAAGCTCTTTCTCAAATGGGTTTTCTTCACATGAAGAAAGTTCGTCATTTGAAGACCAACAACAACAACAGCCCGAGTTTCATGATTATAGACTCTGGTTGGATTCTACCTCTTTACCCGATTTTCATTTCAGAAATACGAACGTGAATGAAGAAAGATCGGTCGAGGATGGTCTTGATTTGTGCGATAATCTATATCAAATGCATATTAGAAATGAAGAGATAGATAGTGACGGCTCTGCTGAAATGAGGAGATCTGAGAGCGACCCAAATGGTTTTGGCCTTGGTTTGGGTGATGTTTATTCTTATAATGCTGAAAAATATACTTCATATGAAGGTTTTAGCAAAGGGTTTCAATCTTCTCCACTACAAGTTTCAATGTATTTTGATGGTAATGATGTCATGAGGTCCACATTGCTTGGTTTGCAGGGAGGAAACGAAAAGGGTGATTCGTTGGGGCCTCATAACATTGCTTATAATCATTCCAATGATTTGGCTTCAAAATGGAGTTGGCATAATAACCAAAGAAACTATCATTTGGAGCAGAGAATGGAACAGTGCAGGAGTTTTGATAATAGGGGTATTCCATTACAGAATACCTATTATCCTTTTGTTTTCTCAAAGCAAAGTGGGATGGATGGTAATGGAGGTAGAGGTGTCATTGATTCTTTGAGTGATCCTAGGTTCATGCACCCTAAAATTCCTCTTGTGGAGGATCGCAGTGTCATCATTCAAGGAAGAGATTTGAAGTATGGTATTCAGAACTTGGGCTACGATTCATTCAAGTATCATAAGAAAAAATCTTTCAAAAACCTTCAAGAGAAAAGCTCTGAACTTGATAAAAATCATGGAGAAAATGTAAGACTAATGCCAACTCCATGTTCCCTGGCTGAGTTCCGAGGATGTATTAATTACATGGCTAAGGACCAGAATCATTGTCGCTTCTTGCAAAGGATATTTGATGAAGGAAGCTGTTTAGATGTTCAAATAATATTcaatgaaattattgataatattGTGGAACTTATGATGGATCCCTTTGGAAACTACCTTGTGCAAAAGTTACTGGATGTGTGTACTGAAGAACAAAGACTGCAGATTGTTCACATGGTCACAAAAGAATCAGGACAGCTAGTGAGGATTTCCTTAAACACATATGG TACTCGTGTAGTACAGAAGTTGATTGAGACTCTCAAATCCAGAGAAGAAGTTTCTCTTATCAAGTCAGCTCTTAAACCTGGAATTCTTGATCTTATCAAGGACCTCAATGGAAATCATGTTTTGCAGCGCTTCTTGCAATGCCTTGGCAATGAAGATAATAAG ATTATTTTTGATGCTGCTGCACAATTTTGCGTAGATATTGCCACTCATCGTCATGGATGCTGTGTGTTGCAACGCTGCATTGCTCATTCAAATGGGCAACATCGATATAACCTAATTACCCAAATTTCCCGAAATGGACTTCTACTTGCTCAAGATCCTTTTGG AAACTATGTTGTTCAGTACATTATAGAGCTAAAGGTTCGCTCTGCTGTTGACAACTTACTTTCTCAGTTCAAGGGGCACTATGTTCACCTCTCAATGCAGAAATTTAGCAGTCATGTGGTCGAAAAATGCCTCAAGCATTTTGCAGAAAGTCGGTCGCAAATCATCCATGAGTTGATCTCTATTGTACACTTTGAACAATTATTGCAAGATCCATTTGCCAACTATGTCATTCAATCTGCCTTAGCAGTAACTAAG GGTTCCCTTCATGCTTCTCTAGTTGGAGCTGTCCGTCCCCACATGATCTTGCGTACCAGCCCATATTGCAAGAGAATATTCTCAAGGAACCTCCTGAAAAAGTGA
- the LOC108468755 gene encoding MDIS1-interacting receptor like kinase 2-like: protein MMNRIALLASLLLRVVTLHACLSHAHSNSTAEALALLDWKASLLSLTNRSVLPSWTVSSRNAEASPCSWFGVHCKGDSVYRINLTSYGVKGTFHAFPFSSLPNLKELDLCINGLFGTIPPQINQLSNLTYLDLSYNQLSGIIPPQIGQLIHLRTLHLIQNLLNSSIPEEIGQLKSLEELSLQNNYLNGSIPSSLGNLANLTYLYMLNNSLSGNIPSEIGNLSSLQELYIDNNQLTGSIPSTFRNLKHLRLLNLSTNSLSGSIPSEFGHMESLNWLVLFKNNLSGFIPPSLGNLTDLTILQLYENKLFGPIPEELGNLKLLVFLEMSQNQLNGSIPSSFANLSNLETLFLRDNQLSGPIPQEIGNFMKMWMLELDENQFTGQLPQNICRGGTLEYFIANDNHFRGSIPKDLKNCSSLKRVRLERNRLTGNISEDFGVYPSLEFISLIDNDFYGEISPQWASCNNLSSLQIARNNITGRIPPELGNSTQLQALDLSSNHLVGEIPKELTKLASLTRLILSGNQLSGGIPMEVGSFSQLEYLDLSANRLSQSIPETIGDMLKLYYLNLSSNNFSQGIPRQIGKLVQVNELDLSHNVLSGEIPTQIQSLQSLSTLNLSYNNLSGNITFFNELRGLVQVDIGHNELEGPVPDVPAFQNASIQALEGNKGLCGDVNGLKPCKLSKNGHHKLLYATMFPLLGAAILSIAILALFFGFKKQGKDADEESENTMINENLFAIASFDGKMLYAEIISATNNFDSQCCIGEGGYGNVYRAELSSGDIIAVKKVHPQRADEVRAAKEFQNEVMAFIDIRHRNIVKFYGFYWSAEQSFLVYKYLEKGSLATNLSNEEAGKELDWDKRVNIIKGVAHGLSYLHHDCSPPIVHRDLTSNNVLLNLEYEAHISDFGLAKLLNPDSSNWTNLAGTYGYIAPELAHTMKVTEKCDVYSFGVLIMEIIMGTHPGDLISTLPSSSLEKQLLVKDVLDQRPLPPSPDVQDQLMSVMKIAFMCLTHNPHSRPTMYAVSLLLAN from the exons ATGATGAATAGAATAGCCTTGCTTGCTTCCTTGCTGCTCCGGGTTGTTACGTTGCATGCTTGTTTATCTCATGCTCACTCTAATTCTACTGCAGAAGCACTTGCACTCCTTGATTGGAAAGCCAGCCTTCTATCCCTCACAAACCGCTCTGTTTTGCCTTCCTGGACTGTCTCATCTCGAAATGCAGAAGCAAGTCCATGCAGTTGGTTTGGGGTCCATTGCAAAGGCGACAGCGTCTACAGAATCAATCTTACGAGCTATGGTGTAAAAGGTACATTCCATGCATTTCCATTCTCATCTTTGCCTAATCTTAAAGAATTGGACCTTTGCATCAATGGGCTTTTCGGCACGATCCCACCTCAAATCAATCAACTCTCTAATCTCACTTACCTTGATTTGTCATATAATCAGTTGTCTGGTATAATCCCACCTCAAATTGGTCAGCTTATTCATCTCAGGACCCTTCACCTTATTCAGAACCTATTGAATAGCTCCATTCCTGAGGAAATAGGTCAGCTAAAGTCCCTCGAAGAGCTTTCCTTGCAAAACAACTATCTAAATGGTTCCATCCCTTCTTCTTTGGGTAACTTGGCCAACCTGACCTATTTGTATATGTTAAATAATTCCCTTTCTGGTAACATCCCTTCAGAAATAGGAAATCTTAGCAGTTTGCAGGAACTTTATATTGACAACAACCAACTCACAGGTTCCATCCCTTCCACTTTTAGAAACCTAAAACACTTGAGATTGCTCAACTTGTCCACTAACAGTCTTTCAGGATCCATCCCTTCTGAATTTGGGCATATGGAATCGCTGAATTGGTTAGTACTTTTTAAAAACAATCTATCAGGTTTCATCCCACCCTCACTCGGAAACTTGACTGATCTGACCATTCTCCAACTGTATGAAAATAAACTTTTTGGCCCCATTCCTGAAGAGTTAGGGAACTTGAAATTATTGGTTTTCCTAGAGATGAGTCAAAACCAACTCAATGGTTCTATTCCATCTTCATTTGCTAATTTGAGCAACTTGGAAACTTTGTTCCTCCGAGACAACCAACTTTCCGGTCCCATACCTCAAGAAATAGGAAACTTCATGAAAATGTGGATGTTGGAACTTGATGAAAACCAGTTCACTGGGCAGCTGCCGCAAAACATTTGCAGAGGTGGAACACTGGAATATTTCATAGCCAATGACAACCATTTCAGAGGATCAATACCCAAAGACTTGAAAAACTGCAGCAGCCTAAAAAGAGTGCGCCTGGAAAGAAATAGACTGACTGGAAACATATCAGAAGATTTCGGAGTCTATCCAAGCTTGGAATTTATAAGCCTTATTGACAATGACTTTTATGGTGAAATTTCACCTCAGTGGGCGTCGTGCAATAATTTGAGCAGCCTACAGATTGCCCGGAACAACATCACTGGCAGAATACCACCTGAGCTTGGAAACTCAACTCAGCTTCAAGCTCTTGATCTTTCTTCAAATCATTTAGTTGGGGAGATTCCTAAGGAACTGACAAAATTGGCATCTTTAACAAGGCTTATTTTGTCAGGGAATCAACTCTCTGGTGGTATACCAATGGAAGTTGGATCTTTTTCCCAACTCGAGTATCTTGATTTGTCGGCAAACAGATTGAGTCAGTCCATCCCCGAGACTATAGGGGATATGTTGAAATTGTACTACTTGAATTTGAGTAGTAACAATTTTAGCCAGGGAATTCCACGTCAGATAGGCAAGTTAGTTCAAGTGAATGAATTAGATCTGAGTCATAACGTGCTTTCAGGGGAGATTCCAACACAAATTCAATCTTTGCAGAGCTTGTCAACGTTGAACCTCTCTTACAATAACCTCTCCGGCAACATCACCTTTTTCAATGAGCTCCGAGGCTTAGTCCAAGTTGACATAGGGCATAATGAATTGGAGGGTCCAGTTCCTGATGTCCCAGCGTTTCAAAATGCTTCAATACAAGCATTAGAAGGAAACAAGGGTTTGTGTGGCGATGTTAATGGGTTGAAACCTTGCAAGCTTTCTAAAAACGGCCACCACAAGTTACTCTACGCAACCATGTTTCCTCTGTTAGGAGCTGCTATCCTTTCAATTGCTATTCTGGCTTTGTTTTTTGGCTTCAAAAAACAAGGAAAAGATGCAGATGAAGAAAGTGAAAACACCATGATTAATGAGAACCTCTTTGCAATAGCATCCTTCGATGGAAAAATGTTGTATGCTGAGATCATAAGTGCAACAAACAACTTTGATTCTCAGTGTTGCATTGGGGAAGGAGGATATGGAAATGTATACAGGGCAGAGCTGTCATCAGGCGATATTATAGCTGTGAAGAAAGTCCATCCACAGCGTGCTGATGAAGTAAGAGCTGCAAAAGAGTTTCAAAATGAAGTAATGGCGTTCATAGATATACGGCATCGAAATATCGTGAAGTTCTATGGGTTTTACTGGTCTGCTGAACAATCATTCTTGGTTTACAAATACCTTGAAAAGGGTAGTTTGGCTACAAATCTAAGCAATGAAGAAGCAGGAAAAGAATTGGATTGGGATAAAAGGGTGAATATTATAAAAGGGGTTGCTCATGGCCTGTCTTACTTGCACCATGATTGCTCACCGCCAATTGTTCATCGAGACCTTACAAGCAACAATGTTTTGCTCAACTTGGAATATGAAGCTCACATTTCGGATTTTGGCTTGGCTAAACTTCTCAATCCAGACTCATCTAATTGGACCAATCTTGCTGGAACATATGGATATATCGCACCAG AGCTTGCCCACACAATGAAGGTTACAGAGAAATGTGATGTTTATAGTTTTGGAGTGTTGATCATGGAAATTATCATGGGAACACATCCTGGTGATTTGATCTCCACACTACCATCTTCATCTCTTGAAAAGCAGCTTTTGGTGAAAGATGTTTTGGATCAAAGGCCTTTACCTCCATCACCAGACGTTCAGGACCAACTAATGTCTGTGATGAAGATAGCTTTTATGTGCTTGACTCACAATCCACATTCTAGACCAACTATGTACGCTGTTTCTCTGCTGCTAGCCAACTGA